Proteins encoded together in one bacterium window:
- the trbL gene encoding P-type conjugative transfer protein TrbL, whose translation MNRSEIFSSIVNDFATATAAWHDALLPIAIGLFWALAAIEISWSAMWWTLEREDPTAMIAAFLRKIVALMFFYTLLVYFRDWSFVVLDSFAEAGRRASGLPMLDPSTVLDQGIAVSGNLLRRVFDAGLVAFAGGGAFVALAGLIVFLAFVLIAVQMALTLVEAYFVLGAGVFMLGFSGSRFTAPFASRFLSFALGIGVKLFTVYLVVGVGMSLAPGWVSILDQSGQSLGALLQILGASILYAFLAWSIPNLAASTMNGAVSLTLTDASMAGSAINRASSRVSGAASATAAPVLNILARVRHAVAPTSPGSGRSGASARTTSSSRSMKNSSRAQKADQSNTQRGSSESAEKRGTGRSGTKKESDK comes from the coding sequence CCTGCCGATTGCGATCGGGCTCTTCTGGGCACTCGCGGCGATCGAGATTTCCTGGTCCGCGATGTGGTGGACGCTCGAACGCGAGGACCCGACGGCCATGATCGCCGCATTCTTGCGAAAGATTGTGGCCCTCATGTTCTTCTACACACTGCTCGTCTACTTCCGCGACTGGTCGTTTGTCGTACTCGACAGCTTCGCGGAGGCCGGACGTCGTGCTTCCGGTCTTCCGATGCTCGATCCCTCGACCGTTCTCGACCAGGGAATCGCGGTCAGCGGAAACCTTCTGCGCAGAGTGTTCGATGCAGGGCTTGTCGCCTTCGCTGGCGGTGGCGCGTTCGTCGCATTGGCTGGACTCATCGTCTTCCTCGCATTCGTCCTCATCGCGGTGCAGATGGCGCTCACACTCGTCGAAGCCTACTTCGTCTTGGGCGCGGGCGTATTCATGCTCGGATTCTCGGGCTCTCGATTCACCGCACCGTTCGCCAGTCGGTTTCTATCGTTCGCGCTTGGCATCGGCGTGAAGCTCTTCACGGTTTACCTCGTCGTGGGTGTCGGGATGAGCCTCGCTCCGGGGTGGGTGTCGATCCTCGATCAGAGCGGGCAGAGCCTCGGCGCTCTGCTTCAGATCCTGGGTGCGTCGATTCTCTACGCATTTCTTGCCTGGTCGATCCCGAACCTCGCGGCGTCCACCATGAACGGCGCCGTGTCGTTGACGCTGACCGATGCATCGATGGCAGGAAGCGCCATCAACAGGGCCTCGTCGAGGGTCTCTGGCGCCGCGTCAGCGACCGCAGCGCCGGTCTTGAACATCCTTGCACGAGTTCGTCATGCCGTTGCGCCCACATCGCCCGGAAGTGGTCGTTCCGGCGCATCCGCACGCACAACGAGCTCTTCGCGGAGCATGAAGAATAGTTCCCGCGCACAGAAGGCCGACCAATCGAATACGCAACGCGGTTCAAGCGAGTCCGCGGAGAAGAGGGGAACAGGCCGCTCAGGCACGAAAAAGGAGTCGGATA